In Deinococcus ruber, one genomic interval encodes:
- a CDS encoding S24 family peptidase, giving the protein MYYPVGHVFPRSAPTYKPLFVSGIIYASPLEFPVTEWGWGVDFEPGSPLRLLPSQRTALTEAWLVSGDSMAPTIQSGDIVLINPSEAYSTHLPCAFQTPYGVMSKRRGVDRLGRNCLLSDNPDVPPFYELAEAVALGSIYAVYLGPRKIKRIS; this is encoded by the coding sequence TACCCAGTCGGTCACGTGTTTCCGCGTTCTGCTCCAACCTACAAACCCTTGTTTGTTTCTGGAATTATCTACGCTTCGCCGCTAGAATTCCCAGTTACTGAATGGGGGTGGGGAGTGGATTTTGAGCCCGGATCCCCGCTGCGTCTCTTGCCGAGCCAACGTACCGCTCTGACGGAAGCATGGCTTGTGAGCGGAGATAGCATGGCACCGACGATCCAAAGTGGCGACATCGTGCTGATCAACCCTTCTGAGGCATACAGCACGCACCTGCCCTGCGCTTTCCAAACACCGTATGGGGTCATGAGCAAGCGACGCGGCGTTGATCGACTGGGACGGAATTGCCTTCTGAGCGATAACCCCGATGTGCCGCCCTTCTATGAGCTGGCGGAGGCAGTGGCGCTGGGCAGCATATATGCCGTTTATCTGGGACCGCGCAAGATCAAGCGCATTTCGTAA
- a CDS encoding DinB family protein, translated as MLIQELRLIYLREIATLERELALYPDDQSVWTVLPGLPNAGGTLFLHLAGSLQHFFGAVLGKTGYVRNRAAEFSTRDLPRADIQEQLSQARQAVNAAFANIRDVDLEEPFPVVFADEPFSNRLTLLQFSSHLAYHLGQIDFHRRAVTQQHTSANAIDPAGLQEG; from the coding sequence ATGTTAATTCAGGAACTGCGGCTGATATACCTGCGCGAAATCGCCACGCTAGAGCGTGAGCTCGCCCTGTACCCGGACGATCAAAGTGTCTGGACCGTCCTCCCCGGCCTGCCCAATGCAGGCGGCACCCTATTCCTGCACCTGGCGGGCAGCTTGCAGCACTTCTTTGGTGCCGTACTAGGAAAAACGGGCTACGTGCGGAACAGGGCGGCAGAGTTCAGCACTCGCGACCTGCCACGCGCCGACATTCAAGAGCAACTCTCACAGGCCAGACAAGCCGTGAACGCTGCCTTTGCAAACATCCGCGACGTCGATTTGGAAGAGCCTTTCCCAGTCGTGTTCGCCGATGAGCCCTTCTCCAACAGGTTGACGCTGCTGCAATTCTCCAGTCACCTGGCCTACCACTTGGGGCAGATCGACTTCCACCGCCGCGCTGTGACCCAACAACACACGTCTGCCAATGCGATAGATCCTGCGGGCCTTCAAGAAGGGTAG
- a CDS encoding response regulator translates to MTKDKPFRLLLVEDHDTDAALFTELLAEISPTTELHHVHNGQQALDYLLHADEYAERLRPQLIVLDLNMPVMNGHEFLQQAKTHASLRWIPVIMLSSSERPEDIRQAYDHHASSYIVKPVAYDDYRRLVQSIEGYWRGTVQVPTIEQVKP, encoded by the coding sequence ATGACGAAAGATAAACCGTTCCGGCTGCTGCTGGTCGAAGATCACGACACCGACGCCGCCCTCTTCACCGAACTGCTGGCAGAGATCTCCCCAACCACCGAGCTCCACCACGTTCACAACGGCCAGCAGGCCCTCGACTACCTGCTGCACGCTGACGAGTACGCCGAGCGGCTGCGGCCCCAGTTGATCGTGCTCGACCTCAACATGCCGGTGATGAACGGCCACGAGTTTCTCCAGCAGGCCAAAACGCACGCCTCATTGCGCTGGATTCCCGTCATCATGCTGTCGTCTTCAGAACGCCCGGAAGATATCCGGCAGGCGTATGACCACCACGCCAGCAGTTACATCGTCAAACCCGTGGCCTACGACGACTACCGCCGGTTAGTCCAGTCCATTGAAGGGTACTGGCGCGGCACCGTGCAGGTCCCGACCATCGAACAGGTCAAGCCATGA
- a CDS encoding GNAT family N-acetyltransferase — translation MDNPIEIQVNVLPEFTELANMHALAFDYQNPRAPEFWGAILAHSLCWLTVYREDRLVGFANVAWDGGVNAFLLDVTVHPEFARQGIGSSMVKRALVEAGVRGARWMHVNYQTHLQEFYLSCGFMKTRAGRQRLH, via the coding sequence GTGGATAATCCTATAGAAATACAAGTGAACGTACTCCCTGAATTTACTGAGTTGGCTAATATGCATGCTTTAGCTTTTGATTATCAGAATCCTCGAGCGCCAGAATTTTGGGGGGCCATCCTGGCTCATAGTTTGTGCTGGCTCACGGTCTACCGCGAGGATCGGCTGGTTGGATTTGCGAATGTTGCTTGGGATGGAGGGGTGAATGCTTTCCTGCTCGATGTTACTGTTCATCCAGAATTTGCTCGGCAAGGGATAGGTAGCAGTATGGTGAAACGCGCACTCGTTGAGGCAGGTGTGCGGGGCGCACGCTGGATGCATGTCAACTACCAAACCCATTTACAAGAGTTCTACTTGAGTTGCGGCTTTATGAAAACGCGAGCCGGGCGACAGCGGTTGCACTGA
- a CDS encoding DUF3761 domain-containing protein, with protein sequence MKRLASVLAALLLAAPAAALTATTTNNANLRSAPATSAQVLTIIPAGKTLNVGTCSTWCQASYGGKAGYVSKSLLRLPISAPPALPASNGTYTNVDGQQIQRPVAADSAPPGASAHCRDGTYSFSTHRRGTCSHHGGVDNWL encoded by the coding sequence ATGAAGCGTCTCGCCTCGGTCCTTGCCGCCCTCCTCCTTGCCGCCCCCGCTGCTGCCCTCACGGCCACCACCACGAACAACGCCAACCTCCGCAGCGCGCCCGCCACCAGCGCGCAGGTGCTGACAATCATTCCGGCGGGGAAGACGCTGAACGTCGGAACCTGCTCGACGTGGTGCCAGGCCAGTTACGGTGGCAAGGCGGGCTACGTCTCGAAGAGCCTGCTGCGGCTGCCGATCAGCGCTCCGCCTGCCCTGCCTGCTAGCAACGGCACCTACACGAATGTGGACGGGCAGCAGATTCAGCGCCCCGTTGCCGCCGACAGTGCGCCTCCCGGCGCGTCGGCCCATTGCCGCGACGGGACCTACAGTTTCAGCACCCATCGGCGCGGCACCTGCTCGCACCACGGCGGCGTGGATAATTGGTTATGA
- a CDS encoding recombinase family protein has translation MSLRVATYSRVSTVEQADTNHSLEAQASALEAHAAALGWDVTPRFSDPDWSGTIAERPGRTMPFDASEIVVLEDLPPDTRPDEDEAWLLVSSQDLFWRHAEQTERLLKSWQEQDGIQGWPQFQVLHHRSDEGAPSGSELPTFPTRMPVQDIAQQLTQVLGVHLTVALTQRDYVASVMRCGYSLFEDIRSLARRMRVSDKG, from the coding sequence ATGAGCCTGCGCGTCGCCACATATAGCCGGGTTTCGACCGTGGAACAGGCCGACACCAACCACTCGCTTGAAGCGCAGGCAAGCGCGTTGGAAGCGCATGCTGCCGCTCTCGGCTGGGACGTGACGCCCCGCTTCAGCGACCCTGACTGGAGCGGCACCATCGCCGAGCGGCCCGGTCGCACCATGCCCTTCGACGCCAGCGAGATTGTCGTCCTGGAAGATCTGCCACCCGATACACGCCCAGACGAGGACGAAGCGTGGCTGCTGGTCTCGTCCCAGGATCTCTTCTGGCGGCATGCGGAACAGACTGAGCGGCTGCTGAAGAGCTGGCAGGAACAGGACGGCATCCAGGGATGGCCGCAGTTCCAGGTACTGCACCATCGCTCCGACGAGGGCGCGCCTTCTGGGAGCGAGCTGCCCACCTTCCCCACAAGGATGCCGGTACAGGACATCGCCCAGCAGTTGACGCAGGTCCTGGGCGTGCATTTGACGGTGGCGCTGACCCAGCGGGACTACGTGGCTTCGGTCATGCGGTGTGGCTATTCCCTGTTTGAGGACATACGGTCGCTGGCTCGGCGGATGCGTGTGAGCGATAAAGGGTAA